From Campylobacter upsaliensis, the proteins below share one genomic window:
- the ilvC gene encoding ketol-acid reductoisomerase, translated as MALRVYYDKDCDLNLIQSKKVAIIGFGSQGHAHALNLRDSGVEVFIGLRKGKSYEKAQNEGFEVLSVAQACKKADLIMILTPDESQAEIYEEDIKPHLKQGQILAFAHGFNIHYGQIIPPEFVDVIMIAPKGPGHTLRNEFMQGGGLACLIAIYQEASDDAKNLALSYASAIGAGKVGIMQTSFKHETETDLFGEQAVLCGGLVNLIEAGFETLVEAGYEPEMAYFECLHEVKLIVDLLYQGGIGDMRYSISNTAEYGGYVSGAKIITPHTKKAMKNILKDIQNGVFARDFILEKKANFAKMHAMRQNTKQSLIEKTGQNLRKIMPWISKNKLVDKDKN; from the coding sequence ATGGCTCTTAGGGTGTATTATGATAAAGATTGCGATCTTAATTTAATCCAGTCAAAAAAGGTCGCCATTATAGGCTTTGGCTCGCAAGGACACGCTCACGCACTGAATTTAAGAGATAGCGGCGTGGAAGTTTTTATCGGCTTAAGAAAGGGAAAAAGCTATGAAAAGGCACAAAATGAAGGCTTTGAAGTTTTAAGCGTAGCGCAGGCTTGTAAGAAGGCAGATTTGATTATGATTTTAACGCCTGATGAAAGTCAAGCAGAAATTTATGAAGAAGATATTAAGCCTCATTTAAAACAGGGGCAAATTCTAGCTTTTGCACACGGCTTTAATATCCACTACGGACAAATTATACCGCCTGAATTTGTTGATGTGATTATGATAGCTCCAAAAGGACCGGGACATACTTTAAGAAATGAATTTATGCAAGGTGGAGGCTTGGCTTGTCTTATTGCCATTTATCAAGAAGCAAGTGATGATGCTAAAAATTTGGCTCTTTCTTATGCAAGTGCGATAGGAGCTGGAAAGGTTGGCATTATGCAGACAAGCTTTAAGCACGAAACTGAAACGGACCTTTTTGGAGAACAAGCCGTGCTTTGCGGAGGACTTGTGAATTTGATAGAGGCTGGTTTTGAAACTTTAGTTGAGGCAGGGTATGAGCCTGAAATGGCGTATTTTGAGTGCTTACACGAGGTGAAGCTCATTGTCGATTTGTTATATCAAGGAGGCATTGGCGATATGCGTTATTCTATCTCAAACACAGCTGAATATGGAGGCTATGTGAGTGGGGCTAAGATTATCACGCCACATACGAAAAAAGCGATGAAAAATATCTTAAAAGATATACAAAATGGCGTTTTTGCGAGAGATTTTATCCTAGAAAAAAAGGCTAATTTTGCCAAAATGCACGCTATGCGTCAAAATACTAAGCAATCTTTAATTGAAAAAACAGGGCAAAATTTACGCAAAATAATGCCTTGGATTAGCAAAAATAAGCTTGTAGATAAGGATAAAAATTAA
- the fliE gene encoding flagellar hook-basal body complex protein FliE produces the protein MNSINELRFNTLAGNKTNNTQDKGIGDEFAKMLKNEIEDLNTAQEKGEAAMTDIATGQVKDLHQAAIAITKAESSMKFMLEVRNKAISAYKEITRTQI, from the coding sequence ATGAATAGTATAAACGAGCTTAGATTTAACACTTTAGCAGGAAATAAAACAAACAATACCCAAGATAAAGGCATAGGCGATGAATTTGCTAAAATGCTTAAAAATGAAATTGAGGATTTAAACACCGCTCAAGAAAAGGGCGAGGCAGCGATGACAGACATTGCCACAGGGCAGGTAAAAGACCTACACCAAGCTGCGATTGCCATTACTAAGGCGGAAAGCAGTATGAAATTTATGCTTGAAGTAAGAAATAAGGCTATTAGTGCTTATAAAGAAATTACAAGAACTCAAATTTGA
- the holA gene encoding DNA polymerase III subunit delta: MYRRDLQKALENKNFPNFFLLYGGDNFQIELYANFIKQKYGVEENLKLYFEEYDFARASDFLALGSLFSSKKLLEIKCLKKPSSKDLKALISLCKNNADNFFLLELYDENAKQSELEKIFENHFARFFKISNSKEGIELLAMKAKELNVEITHNALITLFVSFDENLYLAASELNKFVNLKVDENIIKQYCYSLALVGFDDFFDKLLKTRNIKEELEKILENFNEIALINSLSSAFYRLFKITIYAKIYGKIDFKDLLGYTPPPQVGQALSGQAFKLNLKQYKAIFNLLLKSEYEIKTNSKLSKKEFLLANLLELQRILK; encoded by the coding sequence ATGTATAGGAGAGATTTGCAAAAGGCTTTAGAAAATAAAAATTTTCCTAATTTTTTCTTGCTTTATGGAGGAGATAATTTTCAAATTGAACTTTATGCAAATTTCATTAAGCAAAAATATGGTGTAGAAGAAAATTTGAAACTTTATTTTGAAGAATATGATTTTGCTAGAGCGAGTGATTTTTTAGCGCTTGGCTCACTTTTTAGCTCTAAAAAACTCTTGGAGATAAAATGCTTAAAAAAGCCTAGCAGTAAAGATTTAAAAGCCCTAATTTCTCTATGCAAAAATAATGCGGATAATTTTTTCTTACTTGAGCTTTATGATGAAAATGCAAAGCAAAGTGAATTGGAAAAAATTTTTGAAAATCATTTTGCAAGATTTTTTAAAATTTCCAATTCTAAAGAGGGCATAGAGCTTTTAGCTATGAAGGCTAAAGAATTAAATGTAGAAATCACGCACAATGCCCTCATAACGCTTTTTGTCAGCTTTGATGAAAACCTTTACCTAGCGGCAAGTGAGCTAAACAAATTTGTAAATTTAAAAGTCGATGAAAATATTATTAAGCAGTATTGTTATAGCCTTGCTTTAGTGGGATTTGATGATTTTTTTGACAAGCTTTTAAAAACGCGAAATATCAAAGAAGAGCTTGAAAAAATTTTAGAAAATTTTAACGAAATCGCTCTCATTAACTCACTCTCAAGTGCCTTTTATAGGCTTTTTAAAATAACCATTTACGCTAAAATTTATGGAAAAATAGACTTTAAAGACCTTTTAGGCTACACGCCTCCTCCTCAAGTGGGACAAGCTTTAAGCGGACAAGCTTTTAAGCTCAATTTAAAACAATATAAAGCTATTTTTAACCTTCTTCTTAAAAGCGAATATGAAATCAAAACAAATTCCAAGCTTAGCAAAAAGGAATTTCTACTCGCAAATTTGCTTGAACTTCAACGCATTTTAAAATGA
- a CDS encoding RNB domain-containing ribonuclease, with the protein MKEFLKSLSYGVRENQVGNEFKQILRELLASNVLKEYKNKYYLNNGYVFGELDISSKGTGFLNVYDESFTRDLLIENKHLKGANYKDIVAAKLLPLKKKRASAKVVLVLKKANETSIVVTKKYGEAVLGLNVKTGLSTALKASQKSLKALPLGSVLKIENTNNEILEVLGYIDDESIDEKISLALFNKNSEFDETCIEEALANGDEVDASMYPNRVDLRHLSFCTIDPIHAKDFDDAIYYDEKKKELYVAIADVSEYVFAYCATDKEARHRGFSIYFPHISIPMLPRPLSENICSLKPNLDRLTYCFKITFNQNNEICKEELFEAIINSKRRFHYDEVDELLEKKSNLGELSWIYKLFNLTQILRKARLKNAFEFKTEELRMFLDENLSLKSTFYEKDTPSHGLIEDCMLLANKAAAKMLGEIGIFRNHAPADDKKITKLLEELSMLGIDVNYKNNLSELIRDVQALADELDIRAEVDKLIIKAQKKACYASENGGHFGLGFDKYTHFTSPIRRYSDLILHRLLKAKQRGDLKLYEYLLLNIQSTCENLSLLEREADKVAYDFMDRKFARWAKRHIGGVFNAFISENDTLSIAKLDDEIKGAEIILEHNKSNLLQKVKVQIVEADIIFAKIYGRVIEEL; encoded by the coding sequence GTGAAAGAATTTTTAAAAAGTTTAAGTTATGGCGTTAGGGAAAATCAAGTCGGCAATGAATTTAAGCAAATTTTAAGAGAGCTTTTAGCCTCAAATGTCTTAAAAGAATATAAAAATAAATATTATCTTAACAATGGCTATGTTTTTGGAGAGCTTGACATCTCAAGCAAAGGTACAGGCTTTTTAAATGTGTATGATGAAAGTTTTACTAGAGATTTATTAATAGAAAATAAGCATTTAAAAGGAGCAAATTATAAGGACATAGTCGCAGCCAAACTTCTTCCACTTAAGAAAAAAAGGGCAAGTGCTAAGGTCGTTTTGGTGCTTAAAAAAGCCAATGAAACCTCCATAGTTGTAACTAAAAAATATGGCGAAGCCGTGCTAGGACTTAATGTCAAAACAGGACTTTCCACTGCTCTTAAAGCTTCACAAAAATCTCTAAAGGCTCTACCACTTGGCTCCGTTTTAAAGATAGAAAATACAAATAACGAAATTTTAGAAGTGTTAGGATATATTGACGATGAGAGTATTGATGAAAAAATTTCTCTAGCACTTTTTAATAAAAATAGCGAATTTGATGAAACCTGCATAGAAGAAGCCTTAGCTAATGGCGATGAAGTCGATGCAAGTATGTATCCTAATCGCGTAGATTTGAGGCATTTAAGCTTTTGCACGATTGATCCTATTCACGCGAAAGATTTTGATGATGCGATTTATTATGATGAAAAAAAGAAAGAACTTTATGTGGCGATTGCTGATGTGAGTGAGTATGTTTTTGCTTATTGTGCGACCGATAAAGAGGCGAGGCATAGGGGCTTTTCTATCTATTTTCCTCACATTTCTATTCCTATGTTGCCGCGTCCTTTAAGTGAAAATATCTGCTCCTTAAAGCCAAATTTAGATCGCCTTACTTACTGCTTTAAAATCACTTTTAATCAAAATAATGAAATTTGCAAAGAAGAGCTTTTTGAAGCCATTATCAATTCTAAGCGGCGTTTTCATTATGATGAAGTCGATGAACTTTTGGAGAAAAAAAGCAATTTAGGTGAGCTTTCTTGGATTTATAAGCTTTTTAATTTAACACAAATTTTAAGAAAGGCTCGTCTTAAAAACGCTTTTGAATTTAAAACGGAAGAATTAAGAATGTTTTTAGATGAAAACTTAAGCCTTAAAAGCACTTTTTATGAAAAAGATACACCTTCGCACGGCTTGATTGAAGATTGTATGCTTTTGGCAAATAAGGCAGCGGCTAAAATGCTAGGTGAAATTGGCATTTTTAGAAACCACGCTCCAGCCGATGATAAGAAAATTACAAAACTTTTAGAAGAGCTTAGTATGCTTGGCATAGATGTTAATTATAAAAATAATCTTAGCGAACTTATACGCGATGTCCAAGCCTTAGCCGATGAGCTTGACATAAGGGCTGAAGTGGATAAACTCATCATCAAAGCACAAAAAAAGGCTTGTTATGCAAGTGAAAATGGGGGACATTTTGGACTTGGTTTTGATAAATATACGCATTTTACAAGCCCGATTAGACGCTATTCGGATTTGATTTTACACAGACTTTTAAAGGCAAAACAAAGAGGAGATTTGAAACTTTATGAATATTTGCTTTTAAATATACAAAGCACTTGCGAAAATTTAAGCCTTTTAGAAAGAGAGGCGGACAAGGTTGCTTATGACTTTATGGATAGAAAATTTGCAAGATGGGCAAAGCGTCATATAGGCGGGGTTTTTAACGCCTTTATTAGTGAAAATGATACCCTTAGCATAGCCAAACTTGACGATGAAATTAAAGGAGCGGAAATTATTTTAGAGCATAATAAAAGCAATCTTTTGCAAAAAGTGAAAGTGCAAATTGTAGAAGCGGACATCATTTTTGCTAAGATTTATGGGCGTGTGATCGAGGAGCTTTGA
- the ruvX gene encoding Holliday junction resolvase RuvX, giving the protein MRALALDLGLKRIGLALYVENIAVPLNAILRKNRNQAANEVRKLIEEHQISKLIVGLPKGGASEVEMTKRVQHFISLLEFDGEVIFVDEAYTSKEAQGLGVANSRKKDGKLDSLAALIMLRGYFGD; this is encoded by the coding sequence ATGAGGGCTTTAGCGTTAGATCTTGGTTTAAAACGCATAGGACTTGCTTTATATGTGGAAAATATCGCCGTGCCACTTAACGCCATTTTGAGAAAAAATCGCAATCAAGCCGCAAACGAAGTGCGAAAGCTTATCGAAGAACATCAAATTTCTAAGCTTATCGTAGGCTTACCAAAAGGTGGAGCAAGTGAAGTGGAAATGACTAAGAGAGTGCAGCATTTTATCTCCTTACTAGAATTTGATGGGGAGGTCATTTTTGTCGATGAGGCTTATACGAGTAAAGAGGCACAAGGCTTAGGTGTGGCGAATTCGCGTAAAAAAGATGGTAAATTAGACTCTTTAGCAGCTTTGATAATGTTAAGGGGATATTTTGGAGACTAA
- a CDS encoding divergent polysaccharide deacetylase family protein yields MSKKNISLIQKFLILIILVLICVILILLIVGKTQTKEAKKPNLNSSNHLLKENFLENQEAVFKPFEENLSQEREDKEEHFEANLSQKNAFKIDNNKSLVIDKNLSEDLRELNFSKEQNQSLNLEQNLSKKEAKQENLKLIIGQKPKLAIIIDDMANEEQTRSLKALNLKLNPSFFPSHALHPNTPKLAKEFEFYMVHLPLKALSFQNKMSVLSPEDSEEEIEKTIAKIKGEFKNLKFINNHTGSLFTSDEEAMRRFYKVLDKYHLSFVDSKTIHNSKAPKIAKEMQKIYIKRDVFLDNEDDVIYIKNQLLSAVNLAKKRGYAIAIGHPKKNTFKALKESKELLKSVDLVYLSELYE; encoded by the coding sequence TTGTCAAAAAAAAATATTAGTCTTATTCAAAAATTTTTAATTCTTATCATTTTAGTTTTAATTTGCGTGATTTTAATTTTATTGATTGTAGGTAAAACACAAACAAAAGAAGCAAAAAAGCCAAATTTAAACTCGTCAAATCATTTACTTAAAGAAAATTTTTTAGAAAATCAAGAGGCTGTTTTTAAGCCTTTTGAAGAGAATTTAAGTCAAGAAAGAGAAGATAAAGAAGAGCATTTTGAGGCAAATTTAAGTCAAAAAAATGCTTTTAAAATTGATAACAATAAGAGTTTAGTGATAGATAAAAATTTAAGTGAAGATTTAAGGGAATTGAATTTCAGCAAAGAGCAAAATCAAAGTCTTAATTTGGAGCAAAATTTAAGTAAAAAGGAAGCAAAGCAAGAAAATTTAAAGCTGATTATAGGGCAAAAGCCAAAATTAGCCATTATTATCGATGATATGGCAAATGAGGAACAAACAAGAAGTCTTAAAGCTTTAAATTTGAAGCTTAATCCCTCATTTTTCCCTTCTCACGCTTTACATCCAAATACCCCTAAACTTGCCAAAGAATTTGAATTTTATATGGTGCATTTGCCTCTAAAGGCTCTTAGCTTTCAAAATAAAATGTCCGTTTTAAGCCCGGAGGATAGTGAAGAGGAGATTGAAAAAACGATTGCTAAGATTAAGGGTGAATTTAAAAATTTAAAATTTATCAATAATCACACAGGAAGCCTTTTTACAAGTGATGAAGAAGCGATGAGAAGGTTTTATAAAGTTTTAGATAAGTATCATTTAAGCTTTGTGGATTCTAAAACTATACACAATTCAAAAGCTCCTAAAATCGCCAAAGAAATGCAAAAAATTTACATTAAAAGAGATGTTTTTTTAGATAATGAAGATGATGTGATTTATATTAAAAATCAGCTTTTAAGTGCGGTCAATTTAGCTAAAAAAAGGGGTTATGCCATAGCCATAGGACATCCTAAAAAAAATACTTTTAAAGCCTTAAAAGAAAGCAAAGAATTATTAAAAAGTGTGGATCTTGTGTATTTGAGTGAGCTTTATGAGTAG
- the flgB gene encoding flagellar basal body rod protein FlgB, with translation MINPFKSKELVTSALAGRNLRNQLINSNLANVDTPFYKARDVEFETALVRRANEIFKKDKGQELELAKTSDNHQEPWKFPDPSKSTIYLRDGHLARNDANTVDLDVETTEMSKNTVMITALDGVLRRQSNIFSSIIDASSKLS, from the coding sequence ATGATTAATCCATTTAAATCAAAAGAGCTTGTAACCAGTGCTTTAGCGGGTAGGAATTTGAGAAATCAGCTTATTAATTCAAACCTTGCAAATGTCGATACTCCTTTTTATAAAGCAAGAGATGTAGAATTTGAAACGGCTTTGGTGCGTAGAGCAAATGAGATTTTCAAAAAAGATAAAGGGCAAGAGCTTGAATTAGCCAAAACAAGTGATAATCATCAAGAGCCTTGGAAATTCCCAGATCCTAGTAAATCTACCATTTATCTAAGAGACGGACATTTGGCTAGAAATGACGCTAACACTGTGGATTTAGATGTCGAAACGACCGAAATGAGTAAAAATACGGTAATGATCACCGCTCTTGATGGGGTTTTAAGAAGACAAAGTAATATTTTTAGCTCCATTATTGATGCGAGTTCTAAATTAAGTTAA
- a CDS encoding peptidoglycan D,D-transpeptidase FtsI family protein has translation MQEYKKNRVSKVAFAYCMALLFMIIFLSSTFFLTSKRYIPNTEKDQYSLALRGSIITKDHFTIASSREIYRAEIDLRSLKKDRTELFLKLFQIYSGFDDKQIAEIKKRMQTQKKRNYNFVLASNLDSKQASYLKDLAKKLYIQGFFKAFTNNNGRVETRGLSIIEHREDRNYISINALTPVIGYTRTLLDKENNILKNVGIKGLEKYYERCLMPLQDEKIQGLKDVGGNIILNLNSIQQRKINGCDLYLNVSLKLQKNIEKAIDQRNADLKANEIIVGVMESKTGKILALASSRRYDPQNRGKDLSVLNASVIEYGYEAGSVIKPFIFVTALRLGKLKIDEIIKTYGGQYKLGRFTISDDHKKDKMSMEEVITLSSNVGMIQIAKRMSNLEIITGLKIFKFGEKSGIDLPYEQKGDLPNPNRLREIEKSVLSYGYGLKTTFMQLLAAYNVFNNDGIYITPRLAEKFYQNAKWTMLDDEIKQEKILSSKAAAEMKQILINVIEKGTGRRARTEGIIIGGKTGTARIAERKGYTSNRYNSSFFGFANDATNSYTIGVLVRNPTKPYSYYAAQSALPMFKDIVDILINENFLSPMEIKQ, from the coding sequence ATGCAAGAATATAAAAAAAATAGAGTTTCAAAAGTCGCCTTTGCTTATTGTATGGCACTTTTGTTTATGATTATTTTTTTAAGCTCGACCTTTTTTTTAACCTCTAAACGCTATATCCCCAATACAGAAAAAGATCAATATAGTCTCGCTTTGCGAGGGTCTATCATCACAAAAGATCATTTTACCATAGCAAGTTCGCGTGAGATTTATAGAGCGGAGATTGATTTAAGAAGTCTTAAGAAAGATAGAACCGAGCTTTTTTTAAAGCTTTTTCAAATTTATAGCGGTTTTGATGATAAGCAAATTGCAGAGATTAAAAAGCGTATGCAAACACAAAAAAAACGAAATTACAATTTTGTCTTAGCCTCAAATTTGGATTCTAAACAGGCAAGTTATCTTAAAGATTTAGCTAAAAAGCTCTATATACAAGGTTTTTTTAAGGCTTTTACAAATAATAATGGGCGTGTGGAAACTAGGGGGCTTAGTATTATTGAGCATAGAGAAGATAGAAATTATATATCTATCAATGCTCTAACTCCTGTTATAGGTTACACGCGCACACTTTTAGATAAGGAAAATAATATTTTAAAAAATGTGGGCATTAAGGGTTTGGAAAAATATTATGAGCGATGCTTAATGCCCTTGCAAGATGAGAAAATTCAGGGGCTTAAAGATGTGGGTGGAAATATTATTTTAAATTTAAATTCTATCCAGCAAAGAAAAATTAATGGTTGCGATTTGTATCTTAATGTTTCTTTAAAGCTTCAAAAAAATATAGAAAAAGCCATAGACCAAAGAAATGCTGACTTAAAGGCGAATGAAATTATAGTTGGGGTTATGGAGAGTAAAACGGGTAAAATTTTAGCTTTGGCTAGTTCAAGACGCTATGACCCGCAAAATAGAGGAAAGGATTTATCCGTGCTTAATGCAAGTGTCATTGAGTATGGGTATGAGGCTGGTTCTGTGATAAAGCCTTTTATTTTTGTAACGGCTTTAAGACTTGGCAAACTTAAAATCGATGAAATCATTAAAACCTACGGCGGACAATATAAACTTGGGCGTTTTACCATTAGCGATGACCATAAAAAAGATAAGATGAGTATGGAGGAGGTGATTACCCTTTCATCAAATGTTGGTATGATACAAATTGCCAAAAGAATGAGTAATTTGGAAATTATTACTGGGCTTAAAATCTTTAAATTTGGTGAGAAAAGCGGGATAGATTTGCCTTATGAGCAAAAGGGCGACCTGCCTAATCCTAACCGCTTAAGGGAGATAGAAAAGTCTGTTTTAAGCTATGGTTATGGGCTGAAAACGACCTTTATGCAGCTTCTTGCCGCTTATAATGTCTTTAATAATGACGGCATTTATATCACGCCGCGTTTAGCAGAAAAATTTTATCAAAATGCTAAATGGACTATGCTTGATGATGAGATTAAGCAAGAGAAAATTCTTTCAAGCAAAGCAGCAGCTGAAATGAAACAAATTCTCATTAATGTCATAGAAAAAGGCACAGGAAGAAGAGCTAGGACGGAGGGGATTATCATAGGGGGTAAAACGGGCACAGCAAGGATAGCGGAAAGAAAGGGTTATACAAGCAACCGCTATAATTCTTCCTTTTTTGGCTTTGCAAATGATGCGACAAATTCCTATACCATAGGCGTTTTGGTAAGAAATCCAACTAAGCCTTATAGCTATTATGCTGCACAAAGTGCTTTGCCGATGTTTAAAGATATAGTAGATATTTTAATCAATGAAAATTTTTTAAGCCCTATGGAGATTAAACAATGA
- a CDS encoding NUDIX domain-containing protein: MNFKNLKEVPFSPSIYIKPKRFTYESRGKNYTWDFIEAKDSVSVLLYHKSLESFVFVRQFRIPLWYHQNNDETYKENANMGYTIELCSGLVDKNLSLEEIAREECVEELGFLPKELEKIGDYYTGFGSGVSKQSFYYAEVDEEDKIAQGGGVDGEQIEAVYVKVCEYESFIKEQIRTPLLDFAYLWFMKHHFKMR; this comes from the coding sequence ATGAATTTTAAAAATTTAAAAGAAGTTCCTTTTAGCCCTTCGATTTATATTAAACCTAAGCGTTTCACATATGAAAGTAGGGGTAAGAATTATACTTGGGATTTTATCGAGGCTAAGGATAGCGTTTCGGTGCTTTTGTATCATAAAAGTTTAGAGAGTTTTGTTTTTGTAAGGCAATTTAGAATCCCACTTTGGTATCATCAAAATAATGATGAAACTTATAAAGAAAATGCAAATATGGGCTATACCATAGAGCTTTGCTCTGGACTTGTGGATAAAAATTTAAGCCTAGAAGAAATAGCAAGAGAAGAGTGCGTGGAGGAGCTTGGCTTTTTACCAAAAGAGCTTGAAAAAATAGGCGATTATTATACAGGTTTTGGCTCTGGGGTAAGTAAGCAAAGCTTTTATTATGCTGAGGTTGATGAGGAGGATAAAATCGCACAAGGTGGGGGCGTTGATGGGGAGCAAATTGAAGCTGTTTATGTGAAAGTTTGTGAGTATGAAAGCTTTATAAAAGAGCAGATAAGAACGCCTTTGCTAGACTTTGCTTATCTTTGGTTTATGAAGCATCATTTTAAAATGCGTTGA
- a CDS encoding DNA-processing protein DprA: MSSEVLPSAYLSLFNALKDKPKSLYFKGNLELLSYPKIAIIGSRKMSVYTKNCVLELATTLKNAGVCVVSGGALGVDINAALGSLPLHIGIFANGLSHIYPRTNEKIIKEIYTKGLALSENEDTYMPQGFDFLLRNRLIIALSEAVVIAQAHLQSGSMQSARLSLQMQKPLFVLPQRLEESRGTNLLLQDKKANLIADFKSFAERFGTKIKPREEDEFLFFCKQGVSVEQALQKYGEKVYEYELEGKIAIDGIWIRLL; the protein is encoded by the coding sequence ATGAGTAGCGAAGTTTTACCCAGTGCTTATTTAAGTCTTTTTAACGCCTTAAAAGATAAGCCTAAAAGCCTTTATTTTAAAGGGAATTTGGAGCTTTTATCTTATCCTAAGATCGCTATTATAGGCTCTAGAAAGATGAGTGTTTATACAAAAAATTGCGTTTTAGAATTAGCCACTACTCTTAAAAACGCTGGAGTTTGCGTAGTAAGTGGAGGGGCTTTAGGTGTGGATATTAATGCGGCTTTAGGCTCTTTACCCCTGCATATAGGCATTTTTGCAAATGGTTTAAGTCATATTTATCCACGCACAAATGAAAAAATCATCAAAGAAATTTACACCAAAGGCTTGGCTTTAAGTGAAAATGAGGACACTTATATGCCTCAGGGCTTTGATTTTCTGCTAAGAAATCGCCTTATTATCGCTTTAAGTGAGGCTGTTGTCATCGCACAAGCACATCTTCAAAGTGGCTCTATGCAAAGTGCTAGGCTTAGTTTGCAAATGCAAAAGCCACTTTTTGTTTTACCTCAAAGACTAGAGGAGAGTAGAGGGACAAATTTGCTTTTACAAGATAAAAAGGCAAATTTGATAGCGGACTTTAAAAGCTTTGCGGAGCGTTTTGGGACAAAAATTAAGCCAAGAGAGGAAGACGAGTTTTTGTTCTTTTGCAAACAAGGCGTAAGTGTTGAACAAGCCCTGCAAAAATACGGAGAAAAGGTTTATGAGTATGAGCTTGAGGGCAAAATCGCCATTGATGGCATTTGGATAAGGCTTTTATGA
- the flgC gene encoding flagellar basal body rod protein FlgC: MAYLSDFDISGYGLSAQRFRMNVISSNIANAQTTRTAEGGPYRRREVIFKANDFDELLNKQINKDNNFLKYENPLNDPSSPEEAKPAIMSVVVDKVVRDDKDFRMKYDPSHPDANAEGYVAFPNVNPVIEMADLIEATRAYQANVSAFTSAKTIAQSAIDILKG; this comes from the coding sequence ATGGCATACTTAAGTGATTTTGATATTAGCGGTTATGGTTTAAGTGCGCAGCGTTTTAGAATGAATGTAATAAGTTCAAATATCGCAAACGCACAAACGACACGCACAGCAGAGGGCGGACCTTACCGCAGAAGAGAAGTTATCTTTAAGGCAAATGATTTTGATGAGCTTTTAAACAAGCAAATTAATAAAGATAACAATTTTTTAAAATATGAAAATCCGCTCAATGACCCAAGCTCACCTGAGGAGGCTAAACCAGCCATTATGAGCGTGGTGGTAGATAAGGTTGTGCGTGATGATAAGGACTTTCGTATGAAATACGACCCAAGCCACCCTGATGCGAATGCTGAGGGTTATGTGGCTTTTCCAAATGTTAATCCCGTCATCGAAATGGCGGATTTGATAGAAGCGACAAGAGCTTATCAAGCAAATGTGAGTGCTTTTACGAGTGCTAAAACCATAGCGCAAAGTGCGATCGATATTTTAAAAGGATAA